AAAATGGTCCCCACATACCGATCACTGCGACGGGCAAGCCTATAAGGATATCTATAGGTCTAGCATTAAATATTACACCAATAGATATTGAGAGTAAGAATAATCCTGTGATGTGCAGCCAAAGTGGTACTTCATTAATGTAGAACGTTGTAATACTAGGTCCCCATATTGACTCACCTACATTTAGCCCGATAACAATTCCGACAAAGAGTTTAATTAGTGTGAGACCACTTTGACCGAGCAATGCGGTACCGGAAACCAAATCATTAAAAGCTAAACATTCTAGTGAGTTTGCAATAGATAGCCCCGGAATGAAAAGCACAATTGCAGCGATACAGAGAGTCCAAGCCGGTACTGATAGTCCAGTACTGGCAACGAAGGCGACGAAAATACCACTAAACAAAGCGGCAAAGAACTCTACAGCTAATGCTCGCCGCCTTTGAAATGTAAGCTGACAGAGCCATACGATGAAGCCGAGAATTCCAGAAAGGAGCACTGCTTCGATCGTGCTGCCTACTAACATTAAGTATGCGGGTGGTATTGCTATATTTGCTAGAGCAAAGGTCAGTTTTGAGTAACAAGTTGCTGGAGAAATTGGCTCGTCACTAAGTTTGTTCACTCTTTGGATAGTGTTGACCAGTAGCCTCAAATTGATGGTGGCTGGCTTATGACGTTTCATGATCACTGCATTGTTTTCATCAGGAAACTGATAATTGACGGTTGTCGGGGTTGCTTGAACCATGACGTCGATGTTGTGCTTCTGAGCGTAATGTTGTGTGTATTTTTCTAGTTTGTATGGGGCGCACCCACTTCGATGAAGAGTATCTCCAATCTCCACGATTTTATTTATTTTGTATTGTGAAGGCATGTTCATAACGGCAAATTTTAATGTTGGCATAAAGTACCAGAGAGGGTCTTAGAACGCGAGTGTTGCGAATTTATTTGCCCACTAGGGCAAAATTTACATCCACAAGCGAGTGGCTTGAATAGATATATGAGCTTTTTCTCAATGATGGGGCGTTCGTTTAAGTTGGGATGTCATTCTGTATGTGGAATTGGCGATAGAAATATTTTTAATGGTTTGTGACAGCAGCCCAAATTACTGGTTGATCGAAGCGGTTAGTAGGGGGATAATTATGAAATATAAGATTTCGTTTATTGGTTGTGATGATCATTGTTGTTGTGAGGTCGAAAATGAAAGTAGCTCTAATTCTCATTGTCAGTCTTTTCGCAGGCTTCGTTTCAGCTGAGCACTGGCAGTCATACGTTCTTGGCTTGTCTATTGCGACATTAGCAGTTGCTAGTTGTTATTGGTTTGCTTTTAGAAGTACTAGGTTTCCAGAGTTAGCTTTGTTTCTACTGCTATGTGGTATGATGGCGAAGTTGATAGTTACTGTTGCCGGAGTAGCTTGGGGGCTTTCGGCAGATTTGATTACCTCCCCAATCGTCTTTGCGTTGTCTTATTTGTATTTCTCAATTATGGCAACATTCGTATGGTTTACATACAGAGATAGATTCCAAGCAAAATACTCTGAGAAGTTTTCTTAGAGAGTCATTACGGGTATTTTGTGGTGCAGTAGTTACATACTAAACTGGATCAAAGCCATATATCTAAGGCCGCGAGCGTGAAAGCTAGCGGCCTTAATGTATTAAAGTGTGATGAAATTTGAACTATTTGATATAAATATAGATTTTAAGTAAAAAAACGTAAAATCTCGCTAAACCATTACACGCATTTCTTTATACTCTTCATTAGGTCAGTAATTTGGTAAGGCACTATGAATAAACCCTTGTTTGCCTCTGCAGTTATCTCATTAGCAGTGGCCTTAAATTCACCAGTTTCACTTGCAAGTCCCACAATTATTCCATCTCCCCCTTCTCTGAGTGCTAAGGGGTATGTGTTAATGGATTACAATACAGGCGAAGTGTTAGTCGAGAAGAATGCTGATATTCGATTGAATCCAGCGAGTTTGACCAAATTGATGACGGCTTATGTTGCTGGGCAAGAGATGAGTAGCGGTAACATTAGCAAGGACGATGTCGTTGTTGTAAGTCGTAACGCTTGGGCAAAGAACTTCCCTGATTCGTCAAAGATGTTTATCGAGGTTGGGACTAAGGTTTCAATGAATGACCTTTATCGTGGTCTGATTGTTCAATCTGGTAATGATGCCAGCGTGGCGATTGCGGAACATGTTGCTGGTTCTGAGAAGGCTTTTGTTGGTCTTATGAACTCATGGGCGAATAAGCTGGATTTGGACAAGACGTCTTATACTAACCCACATGGTTTAGACAGCCGCGGCCTCTATTCGACACCTAGAGATATTGCTAAGTTGGGTCAAGCGATCATTCGAGATCTTCCTGATATTTATCCACTATATAGTGAGACAGAGTTCACTTATAACGGTATCACTCAATATAATCGTAATGGGCTTTTACGTGATAGGAGCTTAAATGTCGACGGGATGAAAACTGGCTACACAAGCGGTGCTGGTTATAACCTGGCTACATCAGCGACAAATGGCGATATGCGGTTGATTTCGGTCGTCATGGGGTCAAATAGTGCAAAAAGCCGTGAAATGGAAAGCAAACAGTTGCTTAGCTTCGGGTTTCGTTTTTATGAAACAGTTCAACCTAGCGAAGCTGGAGAAGAAATCGCGATTGCTAGAGTGTGGATGGGAAACAAAGATAAAGTGCCAGTGGGACTAGATCAGCAAGTTTATATCACGCTACCTAAAAGTGAGGCCAATAAACTGAATGCATCTATTGAATACAACTCTGATATTAGTGCTCCAATTCATAAAGGAGACGTGTTGGGAAAAGTGGTTTATAAAGTCGAGGATAAGGAAGTCAAATCTGCGAACCTTGTAGCGCTTAACAACGTAGAAGAGGGCAGTTGGTTTAAAAGACTCACCGACTGGTTTAAAAAGTGGATATCGACTTGGTTTTAGTCTAACTACAGAGTGAAGTAGCTAAGGATGTATTCTTGGCTACTTCATTACATTTATAGTTTCTTACGATCACCTTCATAGTAATTTACGAGCTATTGTACTGAATAACGACGGTTTTCTGTCTTATGTCCTTTTCTTTACAACATTGCTCTAAATATCACCGCGTATTGACAATACGAATTCGACTTTTCTCGACACTGTTCAATTACGATCATCTGTATTTTGAGTAAGTTAACCTTGATTCAGGTTAATTGAGAAAGTCGCGAGTTTCGAATGTATTGTGTGTTTTGTGGAGGTTGGTAGATGGATTTTACTCAAGAAGATAGAGAAGCATTAAATCAAGTTTGGATGTCGCAAAAAGCGAAAATGCGTTTAACGCAAATGGAAATGGTAAAACGCCTTGGCCTTTCCCAGCTTGAGTTTTCTAAATTATTACGTGGCGTTACTCCATTGTCGATGACATTTGTAAGTGAGTTTTGCGAGCAGCTACATGTTGATCCGCGTAAAGTGATTCCTTCGCTAGTGCAGAATAACCTAGCAACGCCTAAAGAAGTCCACTTAACCAGCAAAATGAGTGTTGATGGAGAAATACAACGCGCCTATATCGAGGGTAATAGCGTCATTGTTGAATATGTTCATCGCGCACCTTAAAATAGCTTCTAAGCGTAACCTGCTCTGAATTCAGACAAATGTTAGATAAAGCTTCACTAGTTAAACTTGCATCAACGACTATGCCTTTTGGCAAATACTCGGGGCGATACCTTATCGATTTACCAGAAGAGTACTTGCTATGGTTTGCCAATAAAGGTGAATTTCCACAAGGAGAACTAGGGGAGTTGATGCAGCTCTGTTTAGCGCTAAAAGTAGAAGGTCTTGATGGCTTAGTGAAGCCTCTCAAACCAACCCATCGCTTTCTCTAGTGGGAAGCA
This genomic stretch from Vibrio marisflavi CECT 7928 harbors:
- a CDS encoding threonine/serine exporter family protein, whose amino-acid sequence is MPSQYKINKIVEIGDTLHRSGCAPYKLEKYTQHYAQKHNIDVMVQATPTTVNYQFPDENNAVIMKRHKPATINLRLLVNTIQRVNKLSDEPISPATCYSKLTFALANIAIPPAYLMLVGSTIEAVLLSGILGFIVWLCQLTFQRRRALAVEFFAALFSGIFVAFVASTGLSVPAWTLCIAAIVLFIPGLSIANSLECLAFNDLVSGTALLGQSGLTLIKLFVGIVIGLNVGESIWGPSITTFYINEVPLWLHITGLFLLSISIGVIFNARPIDILIGLPVAVIGMWGPFYLELGGGWVVGTWVTTVLITLYGTWMAKKMDLTGSIYIVQGIIILVPGSRVLVSAGQSVFSQSILPIPSIGLSAFFMFSAIVAGQITAYSIYSPKVSYSS
- a CDS encoding NADH:ubiquinone oxidoreductase — encoded protein: MKVALILIVSLFAGFVSAEHWQSYVLGLSIATLAVASCYWFAFRSTRFPELALFLLLCGMMAKLIVTVAGVAWGLSADLITSPIVFALSYLYFSIMATFVWFTYRDRFQAKYSEKFS
- a CDS encoding D-alanyl-D-alanine carboxypeptidase family protein, which codes for MNKPLFASAVISLAVALNSPVSLASPTIIPSPPSLSAKGYVLMDYNTGEVLVEKNADIRLNPASLTKLMTAYVAGQEMSSGNISKDDVVVVSRNAWAKNFPDSSKMFIEVGTKVSMNDLYRGLIVQSGNDASVAIAEHVAGSEKAFVGLMNSWANKLDLDKTSYTNPHGLDSRGLYSTPRDIAKLGQAIIRDLPDIYPLYSETEFTYNGITQYNRNGLLRDRSLNVDGMKTGYTSGAGYNLATSATNGDMRLISVVMGSNSAKSREMESKQLLSFGFRFYETVQPSEAGEEIAIARVWMGNKDKVPVGLDQQVYITLPKSEANKLNASIEYNSDISAPIHKGDVLGKVVYKVEDKEVKSANLVALNNVEEGSWFKRLTDWFKKWISTWF
- a CDS encoding helix-turn-helix domain-containing protein; translated protein: MDFTQEDREALNQVWMSQKAKMRLTQMEMVKRLGLSQLEFSKLLRGVTPLSMTFVSEFCEQLHVDPRKVIPSLVQNNLATPKEVHLTSKMSVDGEIQRAYIEGNSVIVEYVHRAP
- a CDS encoding DUF3820 family protein, whose product is MLDKASLVKLASTTMPFGKYSGRYLIDLPEEYLLWFANKGEFPQGELGELMQLCLALKVEGLDGLVKPLKPTHRFL